From Pelotomaculum schinkii, the proteins below share one genomic window:
- a CDS encoding zinc dependent phospholipase C family protein: protein MGPTSWNAVKLFLAAGTPIQKLVSGKGDTHLFCINQALLILKNDGAIQYARNISNYIEFLKQGVLWADKGWKNFSHYFDPVVNQGLGPWPDARLEFDNCFNKAITNWERGDKGRYYFYLGAASHLIQDLCVPHHAKGAAFSGHKEYENWVLKNYNNFVVEAGGIYNKIFTPSDWLLFNARLSRCYFPYVSNIGTDSSYKLATSVLLPLAQRSTAGFLKFAIDFTRKHANK from the coding sequence ATGGGGCCAACCTCATGGAATGCAGTAAAACTGTTTCTAGCTGCGGGAACACCAATTCAAAAGCTTGTTTCCGGCAAAGGCGATACCCATCTTTTTTGCATCAACCAAGCTTTGCTTATACTAAAAAACGACGGGGCTATACAATACGCCCGTAATATAAGCAATTACATAGAATTCTTAAAGCAGGGAGTACTGTGGGCAGACAAAGGATGGAAGAACTTTTCGCATTACTTTGATCCAGTTGTCAACCAAGGACTGGGACCCTGGCCTGATGCAAGACTGGAATTTGATAATTGTTTTAACAAAGCCATAACCAATTGGGAACGCGGTGATAAGGGGAGGTACTACTTTTATTTAGGAGCAGCTTCACATCTGATCCAGGACCTGTGTGTTCCGCACCATGCTAAAGGTGCAGCTTTTTCAGGCCATAAGGAATACGAAAACTGGGTATTGAAAAATTATAATAATTTTGTTGTAGAGGCAGGAGGTATATACAACAAAATTTTCACCCCGAGCGACTGGCTATTGTTTAACGCCAGATTATCAAGATGCTATTTCCCATATGTTTCTAATATAGGTACTGATAGCTCATATAAGCTTGCTACCAGTGTACTGTTACCACTGGCCCAACGTTCGACAGCAGGATTTCTAAAGTTT